In one Choloepus didactylus isolate mChoDid1 chromosome 1, mChoDid1.pri, whole genome shotgun sequence genomic region, the following are encoded:
- the IQCF6 gene encoding IQ domain-containing protein F6, whose amino-acid sequence MATQDVHETPTQRIHPKDNGQRQKLQKAATEIQAWWRGTLVRRTLLHVALRAWIIQCWWRSMQAKMLEQRRRLALKLYTCQEWAVVKVQTQVRMWQARRRFLQARQAACIIQSHWRWHASQTRGLIRGHYEVRASRLELDIEILMA is encoded by the exons ATGGCCACACAGGATGTGCATGAGACCCCTACACAACGGATCCACCCAAAAGATAATGGGCAGCGGCAAAAg TTACAGAAGGCAGCCACAGAGATCCAGGCCTGGTGGCGCGGGACCCTAGTGCGCCGGACGCTGCTGCATGTGGCCCTCAGGGCCTGGATCATCCAGTGCTGGTGGAGGTCGATGCAGGCCAAGATGCTGGAGCAAAGACGGCGCCTGGCACTGAAACTCTACACCTGCCAGGAATGGGCGGTGGTGAAGGTGCAGACGCAGGTTCGAATGTGGCAGGCCCGCAGACGGTTCCTCCAGGCACGCCAAGCAGCCTGCATCATCCAGTCTCACTGGCGCTGGCATGCCAGCCAAACCCGGGGCCTGATCCGGGGCCACTATGAGGTCAGAGCCAGCCGGCTGGAGCTCGACATTGAAATCCTTATGGCCTAG